The following nucleotide sequence is from Hevea brasiliensis isolate MT/VB/25A 57/8 chromosome 7, ASM3005281v1, whole genome shotgun sequence.
CCCTTAGAAAGAAGAAAAGTACATCTTAACTGCAAACACTAGTGGAAAACGCCAAGGCTTCATTTCAAATTGCGGGATTTAGCAATTCGGAAAGGTAGCATTTCATATTCTTAATCACCTTTTCTATGATCAAATGATGATCTTGATCTACCAGTGTAGCATATATATTGTAATTACTTCTCCCTATATCTTTTACAGCAATTACGCCAAAATCCCAGCTGAGGCAGAGCCTGACTGCTAAATTAACCTGCGATGATAAGAAACAAGAGAATTGTAGCTTAAGACGAAAAGAAACGCAAGAAGAAATCGAATTATACCTCTAAGATCACTTCACTTTCTACTATTCTCTGTTTTCCTTCAATTCTAAAACAAGTATGGTGAGCAGgagtttctttctttctttttccctttccttttttttttatctattggcAAAAATTAAGGTCTACTCAAGTAAGAGGAATTTAACCTTAAGAAGAGAAACAACCTTTTAGGTAAGTTTCTTGAGTCAGGGATGCAGAAAATTCTTGCATTTGTGGTAAAGATTTCAACTACTGACCTTGGTATCCGGTCTAATCCTTGATCAGTGAAAATCAGAGCTGCATTACACCTACATCCCCATAGTTAACCCTTTCCTTTCGCACattcttattttcttttccatCAATCATTAGCAATCCTTGATAAATCGAATTCACATATCCCAAACAGAATTCTAAGAAGATATTGCAATTGGTGTTAATTGCAATGGCATAAATTATTTGGGATATGTCATAATAAATAGTATAAGAGAAGAATCACCGTGCAGTGTAGCATAGGTCTCTAATCAGATTAATGTCTCCGATGTAAACAAAACAGTTTGCGAATGTTGAATTTTCTTCCCTGACGGTTAGAAGAAAAGGATCTATAATGTTCATGAATGATAAATCCTATATCAAACTTCAGAATCAGGAAACAATTTTCATAGTGCTATCATCACAAAGGTGCAACTCGATTCAAAATCTCAGGGAGAATTGAGTGACACGAAGGCTTGTTAAACACTTGGTATACAGCTTTTTCCTTTCTACTGCAAATGGTGAACACAGAAAAAGCACTCATTATCATATATTATTAATATGATTTCTGATATTCATAGAAGGAAAAGAAAGAGAAGGGAGAATTAAAAAAGAGAATCTTATAGGATCACTTTAAGCCATTAGTTTTGGATATTGATCCGGACCTCGTATCTAATATATCTAAATGGCAAAAAAAAGATCTTAAAGCTAACTccaactagtttgggattaaggcttaATTGTTGTAATCACTTTAAGCCATTAAAGGGGCAATTTAAATAAAAGTTATAgaacaaaatcattatttctcataGAAAATACCTGCATTTTTCTTTAGGCATAACAATGTCAAAATCAATAAGGCATAACTAAGAGGTTTGGACTTGAACAAATACATCATGTAAATCCAATTGCTTCTCCATCGAATTACTGTGCCAACACCATTCATGATTCCAGTTTAACTGGAGATGCACGCTGATGTCCATAACAATTGTGGCAAGTAAACTCAAACCATCACCATGATTTATGACTGATGACCTACAGAATCATATAGACAAGAAGCTCTGACTTTGGTCACCGGTAAACTCCACAAGTCCAACACTTAAAATGATGAAACCAGAGAAAATCTCTCACGATTTACTCTCTATCTAAAAGCTGAGAAGTATACTTGATAAAATTATGGCAATCAGTGCCAACCTGAAGGTTCTTACTATACAAATTGGCATTCCAGAAGATGTGCACATAAACAAGTGCTAGTTATTCACTAAGGAAACCAAAAAGTTTACTTTGCTCTTCTTCCACATCTTGTATCATTGGTTTCACATCAGATGAGTACCCACTTTTTTTTAATCTTCCATTGAGCTTCTCCAACTATGAATATATGTTACAGTACCGAGTTTGTGATCTAGTTGCAGGGGGAACTAAACACCTATCAAAGGTAGGATTTTTGAATAGATCCTTTGTTGGGTTTTTCTACCTTTACGACCTATCTTGCTTAATAAACAAAGATAAGGAATGAAGGGGCTTGTTTAGAGAGAACCCACTGATCTCCTCAAAAGAAGAAATTATGGACCTGATTCTTAAGTTGGATCCAAGACAGCCCTGGTAGTTTGTTAACTCTTCTCTGCCGCATTAAACTCCTCACATTAGCTGCCTCTTCCCACCTATGATCAGTAGAATACATGTTTGACAACAAAATATAGGAACCTGCATCAGATTGTTCGAGCTTCAACAGTCTTTCAGATACCCACTTTCCCATCTCAACATTTTTGTGAAGTCTGCAACAAGATAGAAATGACTTCCAAACTGCACTCAAGTGGGAGATACCATTTTCATGAATAAACTCTTTTGCCTCATTCAAGCGACCAGATCGACCATAAAGATCTACCATACAAGTATAGTGTTCAAAACCAGGCTTGATACCATAAACTTTTTGCATCAACTCAAAATATTTACAGCCTTCTTCAAGCAACCCTGCATGGTTACAAGCAATTAAAACACCAATAAATGTAATCTCATTTGGTTTAATTCTCTCATTCATCATGCACTCAAAGAGTTGAACAGCCTCCTGCCCTTGTCCATGGAAAGCAAATGCAGATATCATTGATGTCCACAGTACGACATTCATATCAATATTTTGTTTAAAGATCCTTTGAGCATCATTCAGGCTTCCACATTTAGCATACATATCAATTAATGAGGAACATAAATGAGAATCTAGTTTGTGCCCAATTTTCTGAATGTGGGCGTGGACCTGCCTTCCTAATTCTAAAATCCCTTTATTTGCACAAGCAGAGACAATGCTTGTGAGTGTAAATTTGTCCACCACAACTTGTTCATTGACCATAAACCTGAATGTTTGTAATGCACTTTCATACTTGCCATTCCTAACATATCCAGAAACCATTGAACTCCATGAGACAATTTCTGCTAATGAATCATCACAAGAAATCTTCAGAGGAATTGTTCTAAGAGTCATGGATGCCTCTTCCATTTTCCCGCATTTGCAATACATACCCAAAAGTGAATTCCTAATAAACCCATTATTGTGAAGCACAAGTCTTAGAACCTGGCCATGAATCTGTTTACCCAGCTCCAAAAGCGATAAACATGAAACCAAATTCAAAGCTATAGAAAACGTAAACGCATTGAACATAGGTCCAATTTCCAACATCTTGTAAAGCAACTCCAATGCAGTTCTTTCAAATCCATTTTTCATTAGCCCGTCCATGATCGTGTTCCAACTTGTAACATCTTTGAAGTTCAAACTCAGGAACAAATCAAGGGCTCTTTGCACATGTCCCATATGCAAATATGCACTTATCATTATATTCCATGACACGGTATCTTTCCATTCCATTGACTTGAACAATCTTTGTGCATAATCCAAAGCCCCACATTTCACATAAAGATCAAGAATAGAATTCTCCAAGACAACATCC
It contains:
- the LOC110659897 gene encoding pentatricopeptide repeat-containing protein At2g22070 — its product is MKRTCLSIRCFDTKPTLLPSPVPAITDIINTTKFELYHCQQSYRHHQSLSFGYSHHKTIADLLHAYVIKNGSLQSLGICNYLLNLYVRKSQNLYHAHKLFDEILARDIRTWTILISGFAHYENYKMVLHLFRKMQREGVYPNQFTLSSVLKCCSTLCELRNGKAIHGWILTNEIGLDVVLENSILDLYVKCGALDYAQRLFKSMEWKDTVSWNIMISAYLHMGHVQRALDLFLSLNFKDVTSWNTIMDGLMKNGFERTALELLYKMLEIGPMFNAFTFSIALNLVSCLSLLELGKQIHGQVLRLVLHNNGFIRNSLLGMYCKCGKMEEASMTLRTIPLKISCDDSLAEIVSWSSMVSGYVRNGKYESALQTFRFMVNEQVVVDKFTLTSIVSACANKGILELGRQVHAHIQKIGHKLDSHLCSSLIDMYAKCGSLNDAQRIFKQNIDMNVVLWTSMISAFAFHGQGQEAVQLFECMMNERIKPNEITFIGVLIACNHAGLLEEGCKYFELMQKVYGIKPGFEHYTCMVDLYGRSGRLNEAKEFIHENGISHLSAVWKSFLSCCRLHKNVEMGKWVSERLLKLEQSDAGSYILLSNMYSTDHRWEEAANVRSLMRQRRVNKLPGLSWIQLKNQVHNFFF